The Gemmatimonadaceae bacterium genome has a segment encoding these proteins:
- a CDS encoding MATE family efflux transporter — protein MRSKISGEHSELRATVALAVPVVLVQLGFMAMGVVDTLMVGRLSARALAAVAIGNLYFFNVTIFASGTLMALDPIIAQAVGAGDDETVARSAQRGLLLSLGLSVLTIVPLIPAPQVLTALRQPAEIIPDAGQYLRISIAGVAPYLAFVVLRQSLQAMHHVAPIVWTVVAANLANAGFNWVFVYGHLGSPAMGVAGSAVATAIGRWLMLLFLLAGAWRELRPHLVPIRRGIANWAPLSTMLRIGMPIGGQQALEAGAFGAIGLLMGLIGTVAVAAHQIAITLAAFTFMVPLGVGSAAAVRVGHAIGAGDEPRARAAIRAAYLCGVGFMTLTAIAFLTLPHLLAAAFTGDARVIALASTLIPIAGFFQVFDGGQAVGAGVLRGAGDTTAPLLVMLAAYWLLGVPVSAYLGFRTSMGPAGLWWGFVCSLAAVALFLFVRIRVVFGRAVERVSVEVQPRTTTRSDQI, from the coding sequence ATGCGTTCAAAAATTAGCGGCGAACACTCGGAGTTGCGGGCGACGGTCGCGCTGGCGGTACCCGTGGTGCTCGTGCAGCTCGGCTTCATGGCGATGGGCGTCGTGGATACGCTGATGGTTGGGCGTTTGTCGGCGCGCGCGCTCGCGGCGGTCGCCATCGGCAATCTCTACTTCTTCAATGTGACCATCTTCGCGTCGGGCACCCTGATGGCGCTCGATCCGATCATCGCGCAGGCCGTCGGCGCGGGGGACGACGAGACCGTCGCGCGCTCGGCCCAGCGTGGATTGCTGCTCTCGCTCGGGCTGAGTGTGCTGACCATCGTGCCGCTGATTCCGGCACCGCAGGTTCTGACCGCACTGCGACAACCTGCTGAAATCATTCCCGACGCCGGGCAGTACCTGCGCATCTCGATCGCCGGCGTGGCGCCGTATCTCGCGTTCGTCGTGTTGCGACAGAGTCTTCAGGCGATGCACCACGTCGCGCCGATCGTGTGGACCGTGGTCGCCGCCAACCTCGCGAACGCCGGATTCAACTGGGTATTCGTGTACGGGCATCTCGGCAGCCCGGCGATGGGCGTCGCCGGCAGCGCGGTCGCGACGGCGATCGGACGTTGGCTCATGCTCCTGTTTCTTCTCGCGGGCGCCTGGCGCGAGCTCCGGCCGCATCTCGTGCCGATTCGCCGCGGCATCGCCAACTGGGCTCCGCTGTCGACCATGTTGCGGATCGGCATGCCGATCGGCGGACAGCAGGCGCTCGAAGCTGGCGCATTCGGAGCGATCGGATTGTTGATGGGTCTCATCGGCACGGTCGCGGTGGCGGCGCATCAAATCGCGATCACGCTCGCGGCGTTCACGTTCATGGTACCGCTCGGTGTCGGCTCGGCGGCCGCGGTTCGAGTCGGTCACGCCATCGGCGCCGGCGATGAGCCGCGTGCGCGCGCCGCGATTCGTGCGGCCTACCTCTGCGGCGTCGGCTTCATGACGCTGACGGCGATCGCGTTTCTCACACTGCCGCATCTGCTCGCGGCCGCGTTCACGGGCGATGCACGTGTGATCGCGCTCGCGTCGACGCTCATTCCCATCGCGGGCTTCTTTCAGGTGTTCGACGGCGGTCAGGCTGTGGGCGCCGGGGTGTTGCGCGGCGCCGGCGATACGACGGCACCGTTGCTGGTCATGCTCGCCGCGTACTGGCTGCTCGGTGTTCCAGTGAGCGCGTATCTCGGATTTCGGACGAGCATGGGGCCCGCGGGGCTATGGTGGGGTTTCGTCTGTTCGCTGGCGGCGGTGGCGCTGTTTCTGTTCGTACGTATTCGTGTGGTGTTTGGGCGTGCCGTGGAGAGAGTCTCGGTCGAGGTTCAACCGCGCACTACGACAAGGTCTGACCAGATCTGA